In Pseudomonas sp. GCEP-101, one DNA window encodes the following:
- a CDS encoding NAD(P)-dependent oxidoreductase — MNIALIGATGHVGHYFLEEALRRGHQVTALVRDPAKLPARDGLNVVQADVYDPAQVARAVAGQDAVISAFNAGWGNPDIRGAHARGSRAILDGVKAAGVKRLLVLGGAGSLEIAPGQRLVDSPEFPEQWKQGALGAADALDQLRAEKDLDWAFLSPAMLLDGETRTGSFRVGGDQVLFDGNGESRISLPDLAVAMLDEAEQANHHQQRFTVAY, encoded by the coding sequence ATGAACATTGCCCTGATCGGCGCCACCGGCCACGTCGGCCATTACTTCCTCGAAGAAGCCCTGCGCCGCGGCCACCAGGTGACCGCGCTGGTGCGCGACCCGGCGAAACTGCCGGCGCGCGATGGCCTCAACGTCGTCCAGGCCGACGTCTACGACCCGGCCCAGGTCGCCCGTGCCGTCGCCGGCCAGGACGCCGTGATCAGCGCGTTCAACGCCGGCTGGGGCAACCCGGACATCCGTGGCGCCCACGCCAGGGGCAGCCGCGCCATCCTCGACGGCGTGAAGGCCGCCGGCGTGAAGCGCCTGCTGGTGCTCGGCGGCGCCGGCAGCCTGGAAATCGCCCCCGGCCAGCGTCTGGTGGACAGCCCGGAATTCCCCGAGCAGTGGAAACAGGGCGCGCTGGGCGCGGCCGATGCGCTGGACCAGCTGCGCGCGGAGAAGGACCTGGACTGGGCCTTCCTCAGCCCGGCCATGCTGCTCGACGGCGAAACCCGCACCGGCAGCTTCCGCGTCGGCGGTGACCAGGTGCTGTTCGACGGCAATGGTGAAAGCCGCATCTCCCTGCCGGACCTGGCGGTGGCGATGCTCGACGAGGCCGAGCAGGCCAACCATCACCAGCAGCGGTTTACCGTGGCGTATTGA